TTGGCCGACCAGCTCCAAACCATGACCAAGAACCCCCCCACGCCAGCCACGATCCCGGCGAAGGGAAGAAGCCAAGCTGTCAGATAAAAACCCTCGGGCGGGGGATTCGGCAGCGCTTCAATCCCGTAGACTTCAACAAAATACTGTACAATTTGTTCCTTGGTCTCGCCCGCCGCGATCTTCCGGCGCACCAACTCCCGCAGCTGCGCCCCCTCCCCGCTCGGGCAGTTGATCAACAGCTTCCCCGGGCAAGCCGGACTCATGACGGCGCTGGCCACTTCCTCAAAGGTGGTCTTGGGGTCAATCACCGCCCCCCATCCGTACCCGGGGGCAAGGCTGGCGCCCAGCAAGGCAGCAAAAACCGTCACTCGCAGAAGATTTCTCACGACCGTCCGCGCTCCATTCCAACGCCCGCCTTCTGGGCCTCCGACCGCAACTCCCGGAGGCGGCTCATCAGGGTCCACCAGTAAAACCCCAGGCCCGAAATGACAACGATATAGGCAGCAATCGTGTAACCCATCAGTTCGTCTCCTCTCCGGCCCGGGCCGTTTCCAGGGCGAGCCGCAACCGCTCGATCTCCGCTTTTCGCCGCACGAAATAGGAAAACAGTAAAGTGAAGGCGATCACGGAGGACCAGAGTGCAATGTGCATCGAACCGGGGAGCTCGCGCATCCCCCCCGAGCGCGCGACAACGGGACCCGGGTGCAGCGTCCGCCACCACTTGACGGACAAATGCACGATGGGAACGTCAATGAATCCGATGATTCCCAGGACGGCGGCGAAACGCGCCCGCTGATCCGGATCGACCACATAGGCGCGAAGCATGAGATACCCGATATAGATCAGCCAAAGGATCATTGATGTCGTCAGCCGGGCGTCCCAGGTCCACCACACACCCCAGATGGGCCGGGCCCAGATCGGGCCGGTGATCAAAACCAGCGTGCAGAAAGTGACGCCGGCCTCGGCGCACGCATGGGCGCGGATATCGTCCTGCTCCCGTTTCCAGATGAGATAGCGGATGGAAAATATGAAAACGAGAAAAAACGCCAGAAAAGCGATCCAGGCCGAGGACACATGCACGTAGAAGATGCGCTGCGCCGGACCCTGAACATTGTCCGTGACAGCAATGAAGAAATCGGCATAAAGGGCGAAAAGGATCGCCACGATGGCGAGCCCGGCCAGGAGCTTGTCGCCCCCCTCCCTCTCGTTCCGCCAGATCAGCCAGCCGACGGGTATCGCCACAATCAGAAAAATGACCAGAAAGAGTTCCGTCACTGTGCTCCCTCCACCCGGCGGATTCGGCTCGACCCGCTCACCGGCATTGTACCCGAAGAGGAGGGCCTGAAAACAAGTTCATGCATTACATGAAAATATTCACACAACATATTGTATTCACTCGAGTATAACAAACTCGTAAACCACCGCCGACGCTACCACGAAAATAATGTCGAAGACAAGGAGCAATTTCACCCAGTCGCCTGCCTCCGCCCAGCCTCCGCCGCCCAAAAGCACGGCCGTCGCCCGGACCGCCGCGATGAGAACGGGAACCAGGATCGGAAACAGCAGCACGGGCAACAACACATCGCGCGTCCTTGTGCGCACGCTCACGGCCGAAAAAAGACTCCCCAGCGCCGCGATACCGATGGTCGCCTCGAGCGCCACCCCCGCAAGGGCGAGAGCATTGGGAAAAACCTCCGCCCGGTAGAAAACCGCCAGCGCGGCGAACCCGACCACCTCCATCAGCGCCATCGAGAGAAGAACTGCGAACATCTTGCCGAGAAAAATCGCCGACGGGTCCACGGCGGTCAGCCGCATGGCGGAGATCCCTTCGCTCTCCCGCTCGATTCCCATCCCGCGCGAGAGACCGATGGTGGAGGCGAAGAGGATGGCGATCCAGAGAATTCCCGCTTGGACGTTTGCCGCCTCGGCCCCCCCTCCGCCCCCCGGGCCGAAGGCGAAGCTGAAGAGGGTCAGCACCATCAGGGCAAAGATCACCATGACGGTGAGACTCTCGCGCGCGCGCCACTCCAGCAGGAGGTCCTTTTCCGCCACTGTCCAGGCCGAACGAAGGAAAGTCCTCATCTGGCCTCCCTCTCTCCGGCGGGGGCCATAAGCTCGCCCCGGTAGGCCCGGTCCAGCTCCGCATTCCCCAGGCGCGCCGCCTCGCCGCGGAGAACAAGCCTCCCCCCGGAAAGCACCGCTATCTCTTTTGCCAGCTTCCGGGCGCGCGCCGGGTCGTGCAGCGTCATAATCACAATGCGCCCGTCACTCACCTCCCCGAGAATCTCCTCGAAGCGCCCGACCGCAACCGGGTCAAGCCCCGAGAAGGGCTCATCGAGCAGCAAGATTTCCGGATCGTGCAAGAGCGCCCGCGAGAGCGCCGCCCTTTGCCGAAGTCCCTGGCTGAGCACCCGGATCGGATCGTCCATCCGCTCGGTGAGCCGCAGGGAAGCGGCCAGGCTTTCAATCCGGGCGGCAACTTCACTCCGGCCAAGGCCGAATAACTTGCCGAAGAAATTCAGATTCTCCCGCAACGTCAGCGGGGCGTAGAGGTAGGGTTCGTGGCTGAGGAATCCGAACTTTTTCCGGGAGGCCGCGTCAATGGCCCGCCCGTCGAGATGAATCTCCCCCGCATGGGGCTGGAGCAGGCCCGCGACCGTCTTCAGCAGCGTGGTCTTGCCGGAACCGTTCGCCCCCAAAAGCGCGATGGAGGTGCCGCGATCGACCGAGAGGCTCACCTCGCGCAGCGCCCACCTTCTTCCGTAGCGGCGAGACAGTCCAAGCAGTTCCAGCATCTAGGATATCTCGCGAAGGCGCGCGATTCGGGCTCCCCGCTCTTTGCGATGCGCTTCGGGCGAAATTTCACCGATGGCGAGCCGATCATCCAGTTCCGCGATGGAAATCAGCAGCTTCTCGCGATCGATCTTCTCCAGCAAGGAGGTGTTTCGCCGTCTCCTGAGCCAGAAGCCCAGGACAACGCCGACAAACAACAGGCCGCCGCCCGCCACATAGAAGTAAAACGGATCGGCCATCGAATCCGGCGCCTTCAGGTGAAAGCGCATCATCGTTCCGGCCGGAGCCGCGCCGACGAAGCGATCCAACTCGCGATCCTGGAACTTGACGGACTCCAACTGCCGCAAGCTGCCCGCCTGCAGCTGAACACGGCCTTTCTCCGGAAAAACCGCAAAATTCTGCGTGCCGAGCCGGACCGGGCGCTCCACCGAGATGCCGCCGAACTCATCCTGGAACTTGTAGAAGAGCACCACCTGCCGCAGTCCGGGCGGAATGGTCTCGAAGGAGAGTACCTCGCTCCCGGTGACTTGCACCTTTTTCGGATCGAGGCCCTGGCCGATGCGCCAGTCCAACGCCCCGGGGTTGCGGACGCTGTCGCTGCGGGGAAGTGTGATGTTCAGCGTCGGTGCGCCGCCTTGGGAAACAATCGGGGTTTTTCCCGTGTTTTCCAAATCGAAAAATTCGATGATTTCGTAATAGCCCTTCTCAAGCCGGATCATCATGACCCGCCGGTTGAGGCGCAGCGCCGACTCGCCCTTGGGGTTGGCCGGCGCCGCTGCGGCCGCTCCGGCAAAAACCCCGATCAGCAATATTCCGGCAAGATACCACGCAGCCATGCTCCGGGCCCGGTTCAAGGCAGTTTCTCTCCGCAGGAAGAACAGAATTTGTGTGTGGCGATCACCGCGCCGCCGCAGGAGGGGCAAAAAGCACCCCGGGCCGGCTCCGGCTCTTCCTCGGATGAGGACACATCTTTCGCCACCGGCTTCACCTTCCGGTAGCGAAGAATATCGGCCTCGAATTTTTCATCGAGCGATGGAGGACTATCCTCCCGCACAGGAACATCCGCCCGCGCACCCTCCACCACCCGCTGGGCGGCCTCCTCGGCCTCGTGGCCCTCCATCTGCACCGCCACCATCCCCTCGTGAAGGCCGCGCGCCTCCAGGCGGCGGAGAATCCCCAGCGCCCGATTCCGGGCCGCGCCCATCATCTCGGCGTAATCCTCGTCCGAGAGCTTTCCCATCTGGCGGTCCAGATCGACCTCCACAATTTGCTTGTAGGCATTTTCCCGCTCGGACAAAAGCCGCGCCACCTCCGACTCGCGAAGCACATCGCTCTCCGCAGAGGAGCCGTCCGAGCCTTGGACAACGTTGAAAAGCGGCCAGGCGGCATAGGCGAACGAGAGCAAAAGCAGCGCGCCGACTACGACCAGGGAAACCGATTCCATCTCACGTACCCTCTGCGGCGGCCAGCCGCTTTCTCAAGCGTCCCCACCGCTCCGGCAGGAAGCACACAATGGTGCCCAGCGTGAAGATCACGCCGCCGAACCACACCCAGTTGATCAGGGGGTTGATCAGAAACTTGAAGCTGGCGGAGCCATCTTCATCCGTTTCCGCGAAAACGGCATAGACATCCGAATGGAGCGAGCGCTGAATCCCGGCCTCGGTCGTGGGCTGTGGCGGGGTGAAGTAGAGCCTTTTTTCCGCCTCGATGTCGCCCACCCGGCGTCCCTCGCGGTAAACGGTGAGAAGGGCGAAGGCCGATCGATAGTTGTCCGAGACGCTCTGCCGGAGGCCGACGTATTTCATGCGCACCCCGTCGAGGGTAAAACTCTCCCCGGGCCGGAGCCGAACCTCTCCCACCTGCTGGTAGGCCGACGAGGCGGCGACCCCGACGAACAGGATCGCCATCCCGAGATGAACGATGTAGCCGCCGAAGCGGCGCTTGTTCCGCATGGTGAGATCCCAGATGGCGTGAAGGAGCCCCTCTCCCTGGTGGCGCACCCGGGCGGAGACGCCGCGGTAGTACTCGAGCCAGATGGTGGCCAGGACGAAGAAACACAGCGCAAACGTCAGGACGGCATATACGTGGCGCAGGCCACCGGAAATCAGAACGATGAGAATGCCCAGCGTCACGACGCCCGGATAGACGAACGTTTTTCGGAGCTGAAGGCCCGAGGATTTCCGCCAGGCGAACAAAGGCCCCGCCCCCATCAGAAGAATCAACAAAAGCCCGATGGGCACGTTGACCTGGTTGAAGAACGGCGGACCGACCGTTACCTTCACGCCCTTCACCGCCTCGCTGATGATGGGGAAGATGGTTCCCCAGAGGATGGAAAAGGTCATGCCGACGAAAATCACGTTATTCAACAGGAAGCCGGCCTCGCGGGAGAAGAAGCTCTCCATCTCGTGCTCGCTCTTCAAAAGCGGGAGGCGCCAGATCACAAGACCGAAGGAAACCGCGAGCACGATGAGCAGATAGGCCAGAAACGCCCAGCCGAACGGGCTGTCCGCAAAGGCATGAACGCTCGAAACGATGCCGCTTCGCGTGAGGAAGGTGCCGAAAATCGTCAGGGAATAGGTCATGATGATCAAGGAAACGTTCCAGACCTTCAGCATCCCGCGTTTTTCCTGGATGATCGCTGAGTGCAGGAACGCCGTGCCGACGAGCCAGGGCATCAGACTCGCGTTTTCAACCGGATCCCAGGCCCAGTAGCCGCCCCAGCCCAACTCACGGTAGGCCCAGGCGCCGCCGAGAAGTACCCCGATTCCGTTGAAGAACCAGGCAAAAAGGGTCCATCTGCGGGTGGTGATGACCCAGCCCGGATCAAGTCTCCCCGTGGCGAGCGCTCCGATGCAGAACGCAAACGGAACCGCGAAACCCACGTATCCCAGAAAAAGATTGGGAGGATGAATCACCATTCCCCAGTCCTGCAGGAGCGGATTCAGGCCGCGGCCATCGAGAGGGAC
This region of bacterium genomic DNA includes:
- a CDS encoding cytochrome c-type biogenesis protein CcmH gives rise to the protein MTVFAALLGASLAPGYGWGAVIDPKTTFEEVASAVMSPACPGKLLINCPSGEGAQLRELVRRKIAAGETKEQIVQYFVEVYGIEALPNPPPEGFYLTAWLLPFAGIVAGVGGFLVMVWSWSA
- a CDS encoding heme exporter protein CcmB, translated to MRTFLRSAWTVAEKDLLLEWRARESLTVMVIFALMVLTLFSFAFGPGGGGGAEAANVQAGILWIAILFASTIGLSRGMGIERESEGISAMRLTAVDPSAIFLGKMFAVLLSMALMEVVGFAALAVFYRAEVFPNALALAGVALEATIGIAALGSLFSAVSVRTRTRDVLLPVLLFPILVPVLIAAVRATAVLLGGGGWAEAGDWVKLLLVFDIIFVVASAVVYEFVILE
- a CDS encoding heme lyase CcmF/NrfE family subunit, translated to MLLINLGHYALLAAYILALYSAIISVWGAIRRRAEFVVSGRNAAVVVFSLVSLASVSLIYLLMTRDYRVEYVASQVNNTLNAFYRFSAFWGGQEGSLLFWLLLLCIFSFTLICQNRRRNQDLMPYVTATLMITAAFFLTILNLITPPFDTLAEVPLDGRGLNPLLQDWGMVIHPPNLFLGYVGFAVPFAFCIGALATGRLDPGWVITTRRWTLFAWFFNGIGVLLGGAWAYRELGWGGYWAWDPVENASLMPWLVGTAFLHSAIIQEKRGMLKVWNVSLIIMTYSLTIFGTFLTRSGIVSSVHAFADSPFGWAFLAYLLIVLAVSFGLVIWRLPLLKSEHEMESFFSREAGFLLNNVIFVGMTFSILWGTIFPIISEAVKGVKVTVGPPFFNQVNVPIGLLLILLMGAGPLFAWRKSSGLQLRKTFVYPGVVTLGILIVLISGGLRHVYAVLTFALCFFVLATIWLEYYRGVSARVRHQGEGLLHAIWDLTMRNKRRFGGYIVHLGMAILFVGVAASSAYQQVGEVRLRPGESFTLDGVRMKYVGLRQSVSDNYRSAFALLTVYREGRRVGDIEAEKRLYFTPPQPTTEAGIQRSLHSDVYAVFAETDEDGSASFKFLINPLINWVWFGGVIFTLGTIVCFLPERWGRLRKRLAAAEGT
- a CDS encoding ABC transporter ATP-binding protein, translated to MLELLGLSRRYGRRWALREVSLSVDRGTSIALLGANGSGKTTLLKTVAGLLQPHAGEIHLDGRAIDAASRKKFGFLSHEPYLYAPLTLRENLNFFGKLFGLGRSEVAARIESLAASLRLTERMDDPIRVLSQGLRQRAALSRALLHDPEILLLDEPFSGLDPVAVGRFEEILGEVSDGRIVIMTLHDPARARKLAKEIAVLSGGRLVLRGEAARLGNAELDRAYRGELMAPAGEREAR
- the ccsA gene encoding cytochrome c biogenesis protein CcsA, which gives rise to MTELFLVIFLIVAIPVGWLIWRNEREGGDKLLAGLAIVAILFALYADFFIAVTDNVQGPAQRIFYVHVSSAWIAFLAFFLVFIFSIRYLIWKREQDDIRAHACAEAGVTFCTLVLITGPIWARPIWGVWWTWDARLTTSMILWLIYIGYLMLRAYVVDPDQRARFAAVLGIIGFIDVPIVHLSVKWWRTLHPGPVVARSGGMRELPGSMHIALWSSVIAFTLLFSYFVRRKAEIERLRLALETARAGEETN